A portion of the Ricinus communis isolate WT05 ecotype wild-type chromosome 10, ASM1957865v1, whole genome shotgun sequence genome contains these proteins:
- the LOC8269341 gene encoding uncharacterized protein LOC8269341, whose protein sequence is MSEGGGMTVLDGTHLRSLQISLPDSAVNLNGAELLDFADSKASDSLFGLSLPQSLKFSAFQRLNITDDVTFRKTELTREAATDKLNHYLTAIADELKDNPLVVSVLDGNTLRLFLEDEDDFAMLAENLFTELDIEDKGKISKCEIRNALVNMGVEMGIPPFEELPLLNDILNKHGAEGEGDLGQSQFAELLQPILQEVADTLSQKHVVIIQNIKIVNGSELRKLLMTEKKLNNVTEKMLQDKRGKKAGQNNAEIIRDFLEENGKELGLPASEANEAVVLLYDAVFSDIKNEKCAAESEDEFKELVKEILEKFAEQLEANPVYCDLDN, encoded by the exons atgtctGAAGGTGGTGGCATGACTGTCCTAGACGGAACCCACCTCAGATCTCTTCAGATATCCTTGCCGGACTCCGCCGTCAATCTCAACGGAGCCGAGCTCCTTGATTTTGCTGATTCCAAAGCCTCGGATTCCCTATTTGGCCTCTCATTGCCTCAATCTCTCAAGTTCTCCGCTTTTCAACGCCTCAACATCACTGATGACGTCACTTTCCGGAAAACAGAACTCACTAGAGAAGCAGCAACTGATAAACTCAATCACTATCTCACTGCCATCGCTGACGAACTTAAAG ataaTCCACTGGTGGTTTCTGTTTTGGATGGGAATACACTGAGGCTGTTTTTGGAGGATGAAGATGATTTCGCAATGTTGGCTGAGAATCTATTTACTGAGTTGGATATAGAAGATAAAGGAAAGATCAGCAAGTGTGAGATAAGGAATGCTCTTGTTAATATGGGAGTTGAAATGGGTATCCCTCCTTTTGAAG AACTTCCTTTGCTAAATGACATCTTAAATAAGCACGGGGCAGAAGGAGAAGGAGATTTGGGCCAATCTCAATTTGCTGAGTTACTTCAACCTATTCTACAAGAAGTTGCTGATACTTTGTCTCAAAAACATGTTGTTATTATCCAGAATATTAAGATAGTTAATGGTTCTGAGCTAAGAAAG CTTTTGATGACTGAGAAGAAACTGAACAATGTCACAGAGAAGATGCTGCAGGACAAGCGCGGCAAAAAGGCTGGCCAAAATAACGCAGAGATAATTAGGGATTTTCTTgaggaaaatggaaaagagTTGGGCTTGCCAGCATCAGAAGCCAACGAAGCAGTGGTTCTCCTCTACGATGCGGTATTCTCtgatataaagaatgaaaaatgtGCTGCAGAATCAGAGGATGAATTTAAGGAACTTGTGAAGGAAATCCTTGAGAAATTTGCAGAGCAGCTTGAGGCCAATCCTGTCTATTGTGATCTTGACAATTGA
- the LOC8269342 gene encoding ammonium transporter 2 member 4: MNKGDNAWQLTAATLVGLQSIPGLVILYGSMVKKNWAINSAFMAFYAFAMVIVCWVGWGYNMSFGDKLVFFLGKPAVALDEKFLLGQPFLGYFPTATMVLFQGVFACITLILIAGCLLGRMNFRAWIMFVPLWLTFSYTVCAFSIWCPEGWLAKLGIIDFSGGFVIHLSAGVAGFTAAFWVGPRTEKDIEKFPPNNMILMLAGAGLLWMGWSGFNGGGPFVASVDASLSVLNTHVCTATSILTWLLLDTLFFGKPSMFGGVQGMITGLVCITPAAGVVQGWAAMIMGTISGSIPWYTIMILHKKVKLLTLVDDPMAIFHTHAIAGTLGGILTGFFAVPKLCRLFYMVPDWEKYTGLAYGLQNGKTHAGFRQMGIQLAGVLFVTCLNIVSTSIICWLIRLIVPLRSSKDELQVGDNAIHGEEAFALWEAEAEEEGKRSKNYKHNSVYDAEEELSYVQSRSVADV; the protein is encoded by the exons ATGAACAAAGGGGATAATGCCTGGCAGCTAACGGCAGCGACGCTCGTCGGCCTACAAAGCATACCCGGACTAGTCATCTTATATGGTAGCATGGTAAAGAAGAACTGGGCCATAAACTCAGCATTCATGGCATTTTATGCATTTGCAATGGTTATCGTATGTTGGGTAGGATGGGGTTACAACATGTCTTTTGGCGACAAACTTGTTTTTTTCTTAGGAAAACCTGCCGTCGCCTTGGATGAGAAATTCTTGCTAGGCCAACCTTTTCTTGGCTACTTTCCAACAGCAACAATGGTTCTTTTTCAAGGAGTTTTTGCCTGTATTACACTGATACTGATCGCTGGTTGTCTTCTTGGAAGGATGAATTTTCGAGCATGGATAATGTTTGTGCCTTTATGGCTAACGTTTTCTTATACAGTTTGTGCTTTTAGTATTTGGTGTCCTGAAGGTTGGCTTGCAAAACTTGGGATTATTGATTTTTCAGGAGGGTTTGTTATTCACCTTTCTGCTGGTGTTGCTGGTTTCACTGCAGCATTTTGG GTGGGACCTAGAACCGAGAAGGACATTGAAAAGTTCCCGCCAAACAACATGATTCTGATGCTTGCAGGCGCAGGCCTCCTTTGGATGGGGTGGAGTGGATTCAACGGCGGTGGTCCCTTTGTGGCTAGCGTGGATGCATCTCTATCCGTTCTTAATACCCACGTGTGTACTGCCACTAGCATACTTACTTGGCTCTTGTTGGACACTCTCTTCTTCGGGAAACCTTCAATGTTTGGTGGCGTACAGGGAATGATCACCGGTCTTGTTTGCATCACTCCTGCTGCAG GAGTTGTACAAGGATGGGCAGCCATGATAATGGGGACAATATCAGGAAGCATTCCATGGTATACAATAATGATTCTCCATAAGAAGGTGAAGCTCCTAACATTAGTTGACGATCCCATGGCCATCTTCCACACCCACGCCATTGCCGGCACTCTTGGTGGTATTCTAACCGGGTTTTTCGCCGTGCCGAAGTTATGTCGCCTTTTCTATATGGTGCCCGACTGGGAAAAATATACCGGCTTAGCATATGGTCTCCAGAATGGCAAAACTCATGCTGGATTTAGACAAATGGGAATTCAATTGGCAGGCGTCCTTTTTGTTACATGCTTAAACATAGTTTCCACTAGCATAATTTGTTGGCTCATTCGACTCATTGTCCCATTAAGATCGTCTAAAGATGAGTTGCAAGTTGGGGACAATGCAATCCATGGAGAGGAAGCTTTTGCACTGTGGGAAGCagaagcagaagaagaaggaaagagGTCTAAGAATTATAAGCATAATTCAGTTTATGATGCAGAAGAAGAGCTATCCTACGTTCAGTCAAGGTCTGTAGCTGATGTTTAA
- the LOC8269335 gene encoding sec-independent protein translocase protein TATA, chloroplastic isoform X1: MEISSMTLSLSRPTHAFPFSSSHSTFFNNANLLNTNKKLSNKTLVLGKTRSRTERTRKGLTCNALFGLGVPELVVIAGVAALVFGPKKLPEVGRSIGKTVKSFQEAAKEFESELKKEPDSALESPGETPTAISEEKKQDAEVSSSKESV, encoded by the exons ATGGAGATTTCATCTATGACTCTCTCCCTTTCAAGACCCACACATGCTTTCCCTTTCTCCTCTTCTCATTCCACCTTCTTCAATAATGCCAATCTTCTTAATACAAACAAGAAACTTAGCAATAAAACATTGGTTCTTGGTAAAACCAGGAGCAGAACTGAGAGAACTCGAAAGGGTCTCACTTGTAATGCTTTGTTTGGTCTAGGAGTGCCTGAATTGGTTGTGATTGCTGGAGTGGCTGCTTTGGTTTTTGGACCCAAAAAGCTACCTGAAGTTGGTAGGAGCATTGGAAAGACTGTCAAGAGCTTCCAAGAG GCTGCAAAAGAGTTTGAATCAGAGCTTAAAAAGGAACCTGATTCTGCATTGGAAAGTCCAGGAGAAACACCAACAGCAATCAGTGAAGAGAAAAAACAAGACGCTGAAGTCTCAAGCTCAAAGGAGAGTGTATGA
- the LOC8269338 gene encoding light-inducible protein CPRF2 produces the protein MDRVFSVDGISEQFWSPPLPPPPPSSSSSAEDSSKKINRSASEWAFQRFLQEANSVASTTDSSSSSDVVVRDNHKTSDDAVVEIKDNKNNTNKYNDSSVSSANAQISNGRCAPPPFNAAAPPPNIPADSEDYQAFLKSKLNLACAAVAQSRASFLKPEDSSARADSGLQASNTSQLGSHAPSKGAGHDVFRSQEVDVDGSVGIPSLPSTHKKSVVPLKPTTSGSSREQSDDDENEGETELTENMDPTDAKRVRRMLSNRESARRSRRRKQAHLTELETQVAQLRVENSSLLKRLTDISHKYNESAVDNRVLKADVETLRAKVKMAEETVKRITGLNSLFHTIPEMSTMSMPSFDGSPSDTSTDAAVPVQDDTEHQFYQPPNNPLSTHDPRVNNALADISSVENVQPHSGAAGLGGNKMGRTASLQRVASLEHLQKRIRGGATPCETQSSGEHQ, from the exons atgGATAGGGTGTTTTCAGTAGACGGAATCTCAGAACAGTTCTGGTCACCACCACTACCGCCACCGccaccttcttcttcttcttctgcagAAGATTCGtcgaaaaaaataaacagaaGTGCATCAGAATGGGCCTTTCAACGCTTTCTTCAAGAAGCTAATTCTGTTGCTTCTACTACcgactcttcttcttcttccgaTGTTGTTGTCAGGGACAATCACAAAACATCTGATGATGCTGTCGTTGAAATCAAggataataaaaacaatactaataaatataatgattCTTCTGTTTCTAGTGCTAATGCTCAAATTAGCAATGGGAGATGTGCCCCGCCTCCGTTTAATGCAGCTGCTCCTCCTCCGAATATTCCGGCGGATTCTGAAGATTACCAGGCTTTTCTTAAAAGTAAACTCAATTTGGCTTGTGCCGCCGTTGCTCAGTCCCgg GCATCTTTTCTGAAACCTGAAGATTCATCTGCTCGAGCTGACAGTGGATTGCAGGCTTCAAATACTTCACAATTAGGATCTCATGCTCCTTCTAAAG GGGCTGGACATGATGTATTTAGATCACAAGAGGTGGACGTTGATGGATCAGTTGGAATCCCCTCCTTACCTAGCACGCACAAGAAATCTGTAGTTCCTCTAAAGCCAACAACAAGTGGATCATCAAGAGAACAGTCAGACGATGATGAAAATGAAGGAGAAACTGAGCTAACTGAGAATATGGACCCGACTGATGCAAAACGTGTGAGAAG AATGCTTTCAAATAGAGAGTCAGCTAGACGATCGCGAAGAAGAAAGCAGGCTCATCTGACAGAGCTCGAGACACAG GTTGCTCAACTGAGAGTCGAAAATTCATCTCTATTAAAGCGTCTCACTGACATAAGCCATAAGTACAATGAATCAGCTGTCGATAACAGAGTATTAAAAGCTGATGTTGAAACATTGAGAGCGAAA GTGAAGATGGCTGAGGAGACGGTCAAAAGGATTACGGGGTTGAATTCTCTGTTCCATACCATACCTGAAATGTCCACAATGAGCATGCCATCGTTTGATGGAAGCCCTTCTGACACATCAACTGATGCGGCAGTTCCTGTCCAAGATGACACAGAGCATCAGTTTTATCAGCCTCCAAATAATCCATTGTCCACTCATGACCCAAGAGTAAACAATGCTTTGGCAGACATCTCCTCAGTTGAAAACGTGCAGCCACATTCTGGAGCAGCAGGTTTAGGAGGGAACAAGATGGGACGGACAGCTTCCTTGCAGCGAGTGGCTAGCTTGGAGCATTTACAGAAACGGATCCGTGGGGGTGCAACTCCTTGTGAGACCCAGTCCAGTGGAGAGCATCAGTAA
- the LOC8269337 gene encoding pentatricopeptide repeat-containing protein At3g18970 encodes MYELPRIRLPSLSTLWLGRQIQSQVLKLGFMSNILLPTTLIHFYANNKYVTSARKVFDEMSKRSVVTWNAMITGFSSQREKAKDSAVAALMLFRDMVVDVCAEKPNDITMVSVLSASSQLGVLECGACIHGYIEKTICVPQNDIFIGTGLVDMYSKCGCLDSAVKFFVEMKLKNKLTWTAMATGLAIHGKGKETLELLDGMGASGIKPNAVTFTSLFSACCHSGLVEEGLHLFHNMKGKFGIEPGIQHYGCIVDLLGKGGHLKEAYEFIAGMPMEPDAILWRCLLSACKVHGDVVMGEKVAKILLHLQPEKNSVESDDSSEDYVALSNVYASAERWEDVEILRKEMKVKRLETKPGASLVQAIGNRLLEVLV; translated from the exons ATGTACGAACTTCCAAGAATCAG ATTGCCTTCATTATCAACTTTATGGCTAGGAAGGCAAATACAATCTCAAGTTTTGAAATTGGGGTTCATGTCAAATATCCTGTTGCCAACTACCTTAATTCATTTCTATGCAAATAATAAGTATGTTACTTCAGCGAGAAAAGTGTTTGATGAAATGTCGAAGAGAAGTGTCGTTACTTGGAATGCAATGATAACAGGGTTTAGTTCACAGAGAGAAAAAGCTAAAGATAGTGCCGTTGCTGCTCTAATGTTGTTTAGAGATATGGTTGTTGATGTTTGTGCGGAGAAACCGAATGATATTACCATGGTTTCTGTTCTTTCAGCTAGTTCTCAATTGGGTGTGCTCGAGTGTGGGGCTTGTATTCATGGGTATATAGAGAAGACAATATGTGTACCTCAAAATGATATCTTCATTGGCACTGGTTTAGTTGATATGTACTCAAAGTGTGGGTGTCTAGATAGTGCGGTGAAATTTTTTGTGGAAatgaagttaaaaaataaattaacttgGACAGCAATGGCAACTGGCTTGGCCATTCATGGGAAAGGGAAAGAAACATTGGAGCTTTTGGATGGTATGGGAGCATCTGGTATTAAACCTAACGCTGTGACTTTCACTAGCTTGTTTTCAGCTTGTTGCCATTCAGGCCTCGTAGAAGAGGGACTTCATTTGTTTCACAATATGAAGGGAAAGTTCGGTATTGAGCCTGGAATACAGCATTATGGATGCATTGTTGATCTCTTGGGCAAAGGGGGGCACCTAAAAGAAGCATACGAGTTTATAGCAGGGATGCCAATGGAGCCTGATGCTATCTTGTGGAGGTGTTTACTGAGTGCATGTAAAGTTCATGGGGATGTTGTAATGGGTGAGAAAGTGGCAAAGATACTACTTCACTTGCAGCCAGAAAAGAATTCTGTGGAATCGGATGATAGCAGTGAGGATTATGTAGCCTTGTCAAATGTTTATGCTTCAGCTGAAAGGTGGGAGGatgttgaaattttaagaaaggaAATGAAGGTGAAGAGGCTAGAAACAAAACCTGGTGCCAGTTTAGTACAAGCCATTGGTAATCGCCTTTTGGAAGTATTggtatag
- the LOC8269339 gene encoding GDP-mannose 3,5-epimerase 1, translating into MGSSEGTNYGAYTYENLEREPYWPSEKLRISITGAGGFIASHIARRLKSEGHYIIASDWKKNEHMTEDMFCHEFHLVDLRVMDNCLKVTKGVDHVFNLAADMGGMGFIQSNHSVIMYNNTMISFNMLEASRINGVKRLFYASSACIYPEFKQLDTNVSLKESDAWPAEPQDAYGLEKLATEELCKHYTKDFGIECRIGRFHNIYGPFGTWKGGREKAPAAFCRKALTSTDKFEMWGDGLQTRSFTFIDECVEGVLRLTKSDFREPVNIGSDEMVSMNEMAEIVLSFEDRKLPIHHIPGPEGVRGRNSDNTLIKEKLGWAPTMRLKDGLRITYFWIKEQIEKEKSQGVDLSIYGSSKVVGTQAPVQLGSLRAADGKE; encoded by the exons ATGGGAAGCAGTGAAGGAACCAACTATGGGGCTTACACCTATGAGAACCTTGAGAGGGAACCTTACTGGCCATCTGAGAAGCTTCGAATTTCAATTACTGGTGCTGGTGGTTTTATTGCCTCCCACATTGCTCGCCGTTTGAAGAGTGAGGGCCATTACATTATTGCTTCCGACTGGAAGAAGAATGAGCACATGACAGAAGATATGTTCTGTCATGAATTCCATCTTGTGGATCTGAGGGTCATGGATAACTGCTTGAAGGTTACTAAGGGTGTAGACCATGTATTTAACCTTGCTGCTGATATGGGTGGGATGGGTTTCATCCAGTCCAACCACTCTGTCATTATGTACAACAACACAATGATCAGCTTCAACATGCTTGAGGCCTCTAGGATCAATGGAGTTAAGAG GCTCTTCTATGCCTCTAGTGCTTGTATTTACCCTGAATTTAAGCAACTGGACACTAATGTTAGCTTGAAGGAGTCTGATGCTTGGCCTGCAGAG CCTCAAGATGCATACGGCTTGGAGAAACTTGCTACAGAGGAGTTGTGCAAGCACTACACCAAGGACTTTGGAATTGAATGCCGCATTGGAAGATTCCATAACATTTACGGTCCTTTTGGAACATGGAAAG GTGGCAGGGAGAAGGCACCTGCTGCTTTTTGCAGAAAGGCTCTGACTTCCACCGACAAGTTTGAGATGTGGGGAGATGGACTTCAGACCCGATCATTCACCTTTATTGATGAATGCGTGGAGGGTGTGCTTAG ATTGACCAAGTCAGATTTCCGGGAGCCAGTGAACATTGGAAGTGATGAAATGGTTAGCATGAATGAGATGGCTGAGATTGTTCTTAGCTTTGAGGACAGGAAGCTCCCCATCCATCACATTCCTGGCCCAGAAGGTGTCCGTGGGCGTAACTCTGACAACACCCTGATCAAAGAAAAGCTCGGTTGGGCTCCTACGATGAGGCTAAAG GATGGCCTGAGAATTACATACTTCTGGATCAAGGAACagatagagaaagagaagtCTCAAGGAGTTGACTTGTCCATTTATGGATCATCTAAAGTGGTGGGAACTCAAGCACCAGTTCAATTGGGTTCACTTCGTGCTGCTGATGGCAAAGAGTGA
- the LOC8269335 gene encoding sec-independent protein translocase protein TATA, chloroplastic isoform X2: MEISSMTLSLSRPTHAFPFSSSHSTFFNNANLLNTNKKLSNKTLVLGKTRSRTERTRKGLTCNALFGLGVPELVVIAGVAALVFGPKKLPEVGRSIGKTVKSFQEKRFVIDQHSWKHFMTFVWQCFKAHLWSLGLKIFSYFW; encoded by the exons ATGGAGATTTCATCTATGACTCTCTCCCTTTCAAGACCCACACATGCTTTCCCTTTCTCCTCTTCTCATTCCACCTTCTTCAATAATGCCAATCTTCTTAATACAAACAAGAAACTTAGCAATAAAACATTGGTTCTTGGTAAAACCAGGAGCAGAACTGAGAGAACTCGAAAGGGTCTCACTTGTAATGCTTTGTTTGGTCTAGGAGTGCCTGAATTGGTTGTGATTGCTGGAGTGGCTGCTTTGGTTTTTGGACCCAAAAAGCTACCTGAAGTTGGTAGGAGCATTGGAAAGACTGTCAAGAGCTTCCAAGAG AAAAGGTTTGTTATAGATCAGCATTCCTGGAAGCACTTTATGACTTTTGTGTGGCAATGCTTCAAAGCGCATTTGTGGTCATTGggacttaaaatattttcttacttttggTGA